A window of Otariodibacter oris genomic DNA:
ATTTTTCAATTTAGTTTTGTCTATAGGTGCTAACATTCCTTCTTTCGCCATTTTCCCTACATAGTAACTAGAAGGGAATACGATATCGTAGCCTGCATTGTCAGCGAGTTTTAACTTAGAATACATTTCCTCATTACTTTCAAAGGTCGAATAAATAACTTCGATACCTGTTTCATCCGTAAATTGTTCTAATAATGATGAAGGAACGTATTCCGTCCAGTTATAGACATATAGCTGTTCCGTTGCGTGTGCTGACATCGCTGAAAATGCAATAGCAATTGCGGTGAGTTTTTTTAAAAATGTTTGCCAGAATTTAATCAATGGTTTGATCCTCTCTTAGTAAAAATAACATGATGAAAAATATAATATTTGCAAATTTAGCAGAATAACTTACCACTTATATAGCAAATCGCCCTTACTTTTTGAAAGTAAGGGCGATGGATTATAAAGATTTTTAAGATTATTTCTATCAAAAACCTAACAAGCGGTCAGTTATTTCCTAAGTTTTACAAATACATAAACGCATTTACAAATCAGTTTGAGATAATACACCTTCATATTGACGATATTTTTGTAAATGAACCCTGTGACTAAAACGAATAATCGGGCGAATTAACATTTGAATACTCCCAATAACAAATAACCATACACCGATCTTGGTAAGATCAGGGTAAAAAAACATAATACTGCCGATAAGAAAAATAAGACCAATCAGGAAATCATTAACGATACTCAACGTTTCATATCGCTGATGAATAATCAGTGCCTCTGACCCAAAATGGAGAATTAATGGAGGTTGTAACTTATCTAAACTATTGGACATTTTTTCCTTATTCATTTTGTGTTCTCTTGTGGTTAATTTTCTTCATCAATGCCTAAGGAATCCCAAATTGCATCAATACGTTCTACTACTTTAGGATCGTGGTGAATCGGTGTTCCCCATTCACGTTGAGTTTCCCCTTGCCATTTATTTGTGGCATCAATCCCCATTTTTGAGCCTAAACCTGCGACTGGTGAGGCAAAATCAAGGTAATCAATTGGAGTATTCTCGATAAGCGTGGTATCACGAGCCGGATCACAACGTGTGGTAATTGCCCAAATAACGTCTTTCCAATCCCTTGCATTGACATCATCATCACACACAATCACATACTTTGTATACATAAATTGACGGAGGAAAGACCACACGCCCATCATCACGCGTTTAGCGTGACCTGCATATTGTTTTTTGATCGTTACCACTGCTAAACGATAAGAACAGCCTTCAGGCGGTAGATAAAAATCGACAATTTCAGGGAATTGTTTTTGCAAAATAGGGATAAAGACTTCATTCAAGGCTTCGCCTAGTACAGCGGGTTCATCGGGTGGACGACCTGTGTAAGTAGAATGATAAATCGCATCTTTACGCATCGTAATATGTGTTACTGTAAAGACTGGAAAATACTCTTGTTCATTGTAGTAACCAGTATGATCGCCATAAGGACCTTCTAATGCGGTTTCTTCGAGGTCAATATACCCTTCTAAAACAATTTCCGCACTTGCAGGCACCTCTAGATAATTGCTGATAGATTTCACCACTTCGGTTTTATGTCCACGCAATAATCCTGCAAAAGCGTATTCAGATAAGGTATCAGGAATCGGTGTTACTGCCGCTAAAATAGTCGCAGGATCTGCCCCTAATGCAACAGACACCGGGAAAGGTTTACCTGGATTAGCCTCTTTCCATTCTTGGAAATCTAAAGCGCCACCACGGTGGGATAACCAACGCATAATGAGCTTATTTTTTCCAATTAATTGTTGGCGATAAATACCTAAATTTAAGCGTTTTTTATAGGGACCTTGAGTAATGGTTAATCCCCAAGTAACTAGCGGTGCAACATCGCCTCCCCAGCAATGCATAATTGGTAATTTATACAAATCCACATCATCGCCAGAAAGAACAACTTGTTGGCACTCTGCTTTACTTAATACCTTGCTTGGCATATTTAACACTTGCTTCCATTGTGGAATTTGCCCAATGAGTTCTTTAAATCCTTTTGGTGGCTCAGGCTCTTTCAAAAAAGCTAATAATTTGCCTAATTCACGCAATGCTTTCGTGTCTGACTGCCCCATTCCCATTGCAACACGCTCAGGCGTACCGAATAGATTGCATAAAACAGGCATATCAAATCCCTTTGGATTTTCAAATAACAATGCAGGACCACCTTTGCGTAAGGTGCGATCAGAAATTTCCGTCATCTCTAAATAGGGATCAATTTCTTGGGTGATTCGTTTTAATTCACCCTTTTGCTCAAGCAAATCTAGAAACTCTCGTAGATTCTTATATTTCATATTTTGACTCCTCAATTGAGTGCAGTATAACAAATCTTAATCATTACAAGCGGTTATTTATTGTGAAAATTTTGTAATAAAATAACCATAAAAAATTTATAGTAATTTGATTCAATTCTGCTAAGATCGCCTCACTAATCAAATATAGGAGAACATAAAAATGTTTAAAAGAACTGCTTTAAGCGTTGCTTTACTTGGTGCAACAGCTTTATCACATGCTGATGTCTTAACATCAATCAAACCGCTTGGTTTTATCGCAAGTGCAATCACTGATGGTGTAACAAATACACAAGTCCTTTTACCAGTAACTGCTTCTCCACATGACTACAGCCTTAAACCATCTGATGTAGAAAAATTAAAATCTGCTGATCTTGTAGTTTGGGTTGGTGATGAAATGGAAGCATTCCTAGAAAAAAGTATCGAACAATTACCAGAAGATAATGTTTTAACTTTAGAAGAAGTTCATGCAATTGAAGAGCTTGTGGAAGGCTCAAGCAAAGACCATCATGACCACGATCATGATGATCACGACGACGATGACCATGATGATGACGATCATGATCACGAGCATGCTCATCACGATCATGACCACGAACACCATCACGATGATGAAGGTCATGACTTTGTGGATGGCGATGATATCCACGGTCACCACCACGATGAAAACTGGCACGTTTGGCTTTCACCATCAGCAAGTACAGATATTGCTCAAGCAATTGCTGATCGTTTAATTGAAAAAATGCCTAACCAAAAAGCAAAAATTGAAGCTAACTTAGCAGAATTCAAAACTAAATTAACTGCAAAAAATGCTGAAATTGTAAAACAACTTTCAAGTGTTTCAGGTAAAGGTTACTACACTTTCCATGATGCTTATGGTTATTTTGAAGATGCTTATGGCTTAACTTCATTAGGTTCATTCACAATCAATCCAACAGTTGCTCCTGGCGCAAAAACACTAGCTGCAATTAAAGCGGATATTGCATCAAATAAAGCACAATGCTTATTTGCGGAACCACAATTTACACCAAAAGTAATTGAAACTTTAAGTCAAGGTACTGCAACCAAAGTTGGCCAATTAGATCCTCTTGGTGCAAAAGTTGAATTAGGCAAAGATTCTTACCCACAATTCTTACAAGTAATGGCTGACGAATTTAGCCAATGCTTAGCTAACTAAGAGATTAAATTCAAATGCCATTTCAAATGGAGAAATCCGTTGGAATGGCATATTTTCATAATACTCTCTACATAGTATAAATAGAAAATTTACCGTAAAACTAAAATTGGCTTTTTACAATGTCTTGCTACTTTAACCGTATTTGAACTCAATCCTTTCGCTTTCGGTTTACTACTTGCAAGCATGACGATCAAATCAATATCTTTCTCTTCAGC
This region includes:
- the znuA gene encoding zinc ABC transporter substrate-binding protein ZnuA — encoded protein: MFKRTALSVALLGATALSHADVLTSIKPLGFIASAITDGVTNTQVLLPVTASPHDYSLKPSDVEKLKSADLVVWVGDEMEAFLEKSIEQLPEDNVLTLEEVHAIEELVEGSSKDHHDHDHDDHDDDDHDDDDHDHEHAHHDHDHEHHHDDEGHDFVDGDDIHGHHHDENWHVWLSPSASTDIAQAIADRLIEKMPNQKAKIEANLAEFKTKLTAKNAEIVKQLSSVSGKGYYTFHDAYGYFEDAYGLTSLGSFTINPTVAPGAKTLAAIKADIASNKAQCLFAEPQFTPKVIETLSQGTATKVGQLDPLGAKVELGKDSYPQFLQVMADEFSQCLAN
- a CDS encoding YrhK family protein — its product is MSNSLDKLQPPLILHFGSEALIIHQRYETLSIVNDFLIGLIFLIGSIMFFYPDLTKIGVWLFVIGSIQMLIRPIIRFSHRVHLQKYRQYEGVLSQTDL
- the ubiD gene encoding 4-hydroxy-3-polyprenylbenzoate decarboxylase → MKYKNLREFLDLLEQKGELKRITQEIDPYLEMTEISDRTLRKGGPALLFENPKGFDMPVLCNLFGTPERVAMGMGQSDTKALRELGKLLAFLKEPEPPKGFKELIGQIPQWKQVLNMPSKVLSKAECQQVVLSGDDVDLYKLPIMHCWGGDVAPLVTWGLTITQGPYKKRLNLGIYRQQLIGKNKLIMRWLSHRGGALDFQEWKEANPGKPFPVSVALGADPATILAAVTPIPDTLSEYAFAGLLRGHKTEVVKSISNYLEVPASAEIVLEGYIDLEETALEGPYGDHTGYYNEQEYFPVFTVTHITMRKDAIYHSTYTGRPPDEPAVLGEALNEVFIPILQKQFPEIVDFYLPPEGCSYRLAVVTIKKQYAGHAKRVMMGVWSFLRQFMYTKYVIVCDDDVNARDWKDVIWAITTRCDPARDTTLIENTPIDYLDFASPVAGLGSKMGIDATNKWQGETQREWGTPIHHDPKVVERIDAIWDSLGIDEEN